The Ranitomeya imitator isolate aRanImi1 chromosome 6, aRanImi1.pri, whole genome shotgun sequence genome window below encodes:
- the RMDN1 gene encoding regulator of microtubule dynamics protein 1 isoform X1 produces the protein MAARSAVLSWGQRLYRGLTGKSCSRAVCTHVPRKRELLEKGLVLSSLSLLAMGSYRWKHRHAVVYASVKVEDVKEQADYLYGSGETEKLYEFLSQHQDSSDAEILWRLSRATRDLAQLSKTSPNDKKRLVYESRDFAKKALEINESCSPAHKWYAICLSEVGDYEGIKMKIGNAYIIRDHFQRAIELNPKDATTIHLIGLWCYMFADLPWYQKKIAAALFAAPPSVTYDEALIYFEMAEEVDPNFYSKNLLYLGKTYLKLKNNETASMWLHKAKDYPVRTEEDKEVHKEATDILKSLGVKV, from the exons GTTCCAAGGAAAAGGGAATTATTGGAGAAGGGTCTTGTGTTGTCATCCTTGTCTTTGCTTGCCATGGGATCCTACAGATGGAAGCACCGACATGCCGTAGTGTATGCCAGTGTTAAAG TTGAAGATGTGAAGGAACAAGCAGATTATCTTTATGGAAGTGGCGAGACGGAGAAGTTATATGAATTTCTGAGCCAACACCAGGACAG TAGTGACGCTGAAATTCTCTGGAGACTGTCTCGTGCTACTAGAGATCTGGCTCAACTCAGCAAAACGTCCCCCAACGACAAGAAACGACTGGTGTATGAATCTCGAGATTTTGCCAAAAAAGCCCTGGAAATAAACGAGTCCTGCTCACCAGCACATAAG TGGTATGCCATATGTCTTAGTGAAGTGGGAGACTATGAAGGTATCAAAATGAAAATCGGAAATGCCTACATTATACGGGACCACTTTCAG AGAGCCATAGAGCTGAACCCAAAGGACGCCACCACTATTCATCTTATCGGCCTTTg GTGCTACATGTTTGCAGACTTGCCGTGGTACCAGAAAAAAATAGCCGCAGCTTTATTTGCAGCTCCACCTTCTGTAACATATGATGAG gctttaATATATTTTGAGATGGCTGAAGAAG TTGATCCAAATTTCTACAGTAAAAACCTCCTTTACTTGGGAAAGACGTATCTAAAGCTGAAGAACAACGAGACGGCATCAATGTGGCTGCACAAAGCTAAGGACTACCCTGTGCGAACAGAGGAGGATAAGGAG gtgcACAAGGAAGCTACTGATATTTTGAAGTCATTGGGTGTAAAAGTCTGA
- the RMDN1 gene encoding regulator of microtubule dynamics protein 1 isoform X2 — MGSYRWKHRHAVVYASVKVEDVKEQADYLYGSGETEKLYEFLSQHQDSSDAEILWRLSRATRDLAQLSKTSPNDKKRLVYESRDFAKKALEINESCSPAHKWYAICLSEVGDYEGIKMKIGNAYIIRDHFQRAIELNPKDATTIHLIGLWCYMFADLPWYQKKIAAALFAAPPSVTYDEALIYFEMAEEVDPNFYSKNLLYLGKTYLKLKNNETASMWLHKAKDYPVRTEEDKEVHKEATDILKSLGVKV; from the exons ATGGGATCCTACAGATGGAAGCACCGACATGCCGTAGTGTATGCCAGTGTTAAAG TTGAAGATGTGAAGGAACAAGCAGATTATCTTTATGGAAGTGGCGAGACGGAGAAGTTATATGAATTTCTGAGCCAACACCAGGACAG TAGTGACGCTGAAATTCTCTGGAGACTGTCTCGTGCTACTAGAGATCTGGCTCAACTCAGCAAAACGTCCCCCAACGACAAGAAACGACTGGTGTATGAATCTCGAGATTTTGCCAAAAAAGCCCTGGAAATAAACGAGTCCTGCTCACCAGCACATAAG TGGTATGCCATATGTCTTAGTGAAGTGGGAGACTATGAAGGTATCAAAATGAAAATCGGAAATGCCTACATTATACGGGACCACTTTCAG AGAGCCATAGAGCTGAACCCAAAGGACGCCACCACTATTCATCTTATCGGCCTTTg GTGCTACATGTTTGCAGACTTGCCGTGGTACCAGAAAAAAATAGCCGCAGCTTTATTTGCAGCTCCACCTTCTGTAACATATGATGAG gctttaATATATTTTGAGATGGCTGAAGAAG TTGATCCAAATTTCTACAGTAAAAACCTCCTTTACTTGGGAAAGACGTATCTAAAGCTGAAGAACAACGAGACGGCATCAATGTGGCTGCACAAAGCTAAGGACTACCCTGTGCGAACAGAGGAGGATAAGGAG gtgcACAAGGAAGCTACTGATATTTTGAAGTCATTGGGTGTAAAAGTCTGA